From Gemmatimonadales bacterium, a single genomic window includes:
- a CDS encoding fumarate reductase/succinate dehydrogenase flavoprotein subunit, translated as MDLKSNAPSGPIEKKWDKARFDYKLVNPANKRKYTVIMVGTGLAGASAAASLAELGYRVESFCFQDSPRRAHSIAAQGGINAAKNYANDGDSVYRLFYDTIKGGDYRAREANVYRLAQISVNIIDQCAAQGVPFAREYGGTLANRSFGGTQVQRTFYARGQTGQQLLLGAYQALERQIGMGTVQMYSRHEMLELIVVEGRARGIVVRDLVTGELETHFADAVCLATGGYGAVFYLSTNAKGCNATAIWRAYRKGAGFANPCYTQIHPTCIPVSGDHQSKLTLMSESLRNDGRVWVPKQAGDIRAPGAVPEAERDYFLERMYPSYGNLAPRDIASRAAKRVCDEGRGVGPGARGVYLDFADAIARLGEDAVREKYGNLFEMYERITDENPYQVPMRIYPASHYTMGGLWVDYNLMSTIPGLFVLGEANFSDHGSNRLGASALMQGLADGYFVIPYAMGNYLAGVKPGVPAADHPEVKATVTAVEERLSKLLGIKGRRTPTSFHRELGKIMWEHCGMARNRKGLEAALQKIPVLRDEFWQNLNVTGEHSELNQSLEVAGRVADFMELGELMCRDALAREESCGGHFREEHQTEDGEAKRDDARFCHAAVWEHTGADAAPVRHEEPLAFQNVHLATRSYQ; from the coding sequence TCCGGACCGATCGAGAAGAAATGGGACAAGGCACGCTTCGATTACAAGCTCGTCAACCCGGCCAATAAGCGCAAGTACACGGTGATCATGGTGGGCACCGGCCTCGCCGGGGCGTCCGCCGCTGCATCGCTCGCTGAGCTCGGATATCGCGTCGAGTCCTTCTGCTTCCAAGATAGCCCACGCCGAGCCCACTCCATCGCCGCCCAAGGCGGCATCAACGCGGCGAAGAATTACGCGAATGACGGCGACAGCGTCTATCGACTCTTCTACGACACCATCAAGGGTGGCGACTATCGCGCCCGCGAGGCCAACGTCTACCGGCTCGCACAAATCAGCGTCAACATCATCGATCAGTGCGCGGCCCAAGGCGTGCCGTTCGCCCGCGAGTACGGGGGAACGCTCGCCAACCGCTCATTCGGCGGCACCCAAGTCCAACGCACATTCTACGCGCGTGGCCAGACCGGCCAGCAGCTCCTCCTCGGCGCGTACCAGGCGCTGGAGCGGCAGATCGGGATGGGCACGGTGCAGATGTACTCGCGCCACGAGATGCTGGAGCTGATCGTCGTCGAGGGGCGCGCGCGCGGCATCGTGGTCCGGGACCTGGTGACGGGCGAGCTGGAGACCCACTTCGCCGACGCGGTCTGCCTCGCCACGGGCGGCTACGGCGCCGTCTTCTACCTCTCGACCAACGCGAAGGGATGCAACGCCACCGCCATCTGGCGGGCGTACCGGAAGGGCGCGGGGTTCGCCAACCCCTGCTACACGCAGATCCATCCCACCTGCATCCCGGTCTCCGGCGACCACCAGTCCAAGCTCACGCTCATGAGCGAGTCGCTGCGCAACGACGGCCGGGTCTGGGTGCCGAAACAGGCGGGAGACATCCGCGCGCCGGGCGCCGTCCCCGAGGCCGAGCGAGACTACTTCCTCGAGCGGATGTACCCCAGCTACGGGAACCTCGCGCCACGGGATATCGCCTCGCGCGCGGCCAAGCGGGTGTGCGACGAGGGCCGGGGCGTAGGCCCCGGGGCGCGCGGCGTCTATCTCGACTTCGCCGACGCGATCGCGCGCCTGGGCGAGGACGCGGTACGGGAGAAGTACGGCAACCTGTTCGAGATGTACGAGCGCATCACCGACGAGAACCCCTACCAGGTCCCGATGCGCATCTACCCCGCCAGCCATTACACCATGGGCGGGCTGTGGGTGGACTACAACCTGATGAGCACCATTCCGGGGCTTTTCGTGCTCGGCGAGGCCAACTTCTCCGACCACGGCTCCAACCGACTGGGCGCCAGCGCTCTGATGCAGGGCCTCGCCGACGGCTACTTCGTCATCCCCTACGCCATGGGCAACTACCTTGCCGGGGTGAAGCCAGGCGTGCCGGCAGCGGATCATCCGGAGGTGAAGGCCACGGTGACCGCGGTAGAGGAGCGGCTCTCGAAGCTGCTGGGGATCAAGGGCCGGCGCACGCCGACGTCGTTCCACCGCGAGCTCGGGAAGATCATGTGGGAGCATTGCGGCATGGCGCGCAACCGGAAGGGGCTCGAGGCCGCGCTCCAGAAGATCCCGGTACTGCGTGATGAGTTCTGGCAGAACCTCAACGTCACGGGGGAGCACTCCGAGCTGAACCAGTCGCTAGAGGTGGCGGGCCGCGTCGCGGACTTCATGGAGCTGGGCGAGTTGATGTGCCGGGACGCCCTGGCGCGGGAGGAGTCGTGCGGCGGCCATTTCCGTGAGGAACACCAGACCGAGGACGGCGAAGCGAAGCGCGACGACGCCCGGTTCTGTCATGCCGCGGTCTGGGAGCACACCGGCGCGGACGCGGCGCCGGTGCGGCACGAGGAGCCGCTCGCCTTCCAGAACGTCCACCTGGCCACCCGGAGCTACCAGTGA